From the Kitasatospora viridis genome, one window contains:
- a CDS encoding transcriptional regulator yields the protein MSSDYAKQLGGKLRAIRTQQGLSLHGVEEKSQGRWKAVVVGSYERGDRAVTVQRLAELAEFYGVPVQELLPGGTPGGAAEPPPRLVLDLERLTQVPSEKAGPLQRYAATIQSQRGDYNGKVLSIRQDDLRTLAVIYDQSPSILTEQLISWGVLNPDARRAVREEDAS from the coding sequence ATGTCCAGCGACTATGCGAAGCAGCTCGGAGGCAAACTCCGAGCCATCCGCACCCAGCAGGGGCTCTCCCTGCACGGTGTTGAGGAGAAGTCCCAGGGGCGCTGGAAGGCGGTCGTGGTCGGCTCCTACGAGCGCGGCGACCGCGCCGTGACCGTGCAGCGCCTGGCCGAGCTTGCCGAGTTCTACGGCGTCCCGGTGCAGGAGCTGCTGCCCGGCGGCACCCCGGGCGGCGCGGCCGAGCCGCCGCCGCGCCTGGTGCTCGACCTGGAGAGACTGACCCAGGTCCCCAGCGAGAAGGCCGGCCCGCTGCAGCGCTACGCGGCCACCATCCAGTCCCAGCGCGGCGACTACAACGGCAAGGTGCTGTCGATCCGCCAGGACGACCTGCGCACCCTGGCCGTGATCTACGACCAGTCGCCGTCGATCCTCACCGAGCAGCTGATCAGCTGGGGCGTGCTCAACCCGGACGCGCGCCGCGCGGTGCGCGAGGAGGACGCGAGCTGA
- a CDS encoding quinone-dependent dihydroorotate dehydrogenase, which yields MYKILFNLVFRKMDPEKAHHLAFFWIRLAASVPGLRQLVALVLAPRDKALRTGALGLDLPGPFGLGAGFDKNAVGIDGLAMLGFDYVEIGTVTGEPQPGNPAPRLFRLVEDRALINRMGFNNQGSARIAARLAQRQRGSMSPVVGVNIGKTKLVEEADAVADYVKSTERLAVHADYLVVNVSSPNTPGLRNLQAVSVLRPLLTAVREAADRSTPHHVPLLVKIAPDLADEDVDAVADLALELGLEGIIATNTTIGREGLRAPAAEVEAIGMGGLSGAPLKDRSLEVLRRLRRRTEGRLVLVSVGGIETAEDAWQRILAGADLVQGYSAFIYQGPFWMRRVHKGLSARLREHGYRSIDEAVGAGA from the coding sequence GTGTACAAGATCCTGTTCAACCTGGTCTTCCGGAAGATGGACCCCGAGAAGGCCCACCACCTGGCCTTCTTCTGGATCCGGCTGGCCGCCTCGGTGCCCGGGCTGCGGCAGCTGGTGGCGCTGGTGCTGGCCCCCCGCGACAAGGCGCTGCGCACCGGGGCGCTCGGCCTGGACCTGCCCGGCCCGTTCGGCCTCGGCGCCGGCTTCGACAAGAACGCGGTCGGGATCGACGGCCTGGCGATGCTCGGCTTCGACTACGTCGAGATCGGCACGGTGACCGGCGAGCCGCAGCCCGGCAACCCGGCCCCGCGGCTGTTCCGGCTGGTCGAGGACCGCGCGCTGATCAACCGGATGGGCTTCAACAACCAGGGCTCGGCCCGGATCGCGGCCCGGCTGGCGCAGCGTCAGCGCGGCTCGATGTCCCCGGTGGTCGGGGTGAACATCGGCAAGACCAAGCTGGTCGAGGAGGCCGACGCGGTCGCCGACTACGTGAAGAGCACCGAGCGCCTCGCCGTGCACGCCGACTACCTGGTGGTCAACGTCTCCTCGCCGAACACCCCCGGGCTGCGCAACCTGCAGGCCGTTTCGGTGCTGCGGCCGCTGCTGACCGCCGTCCGGGAGGCCGCCGACCGGTCCACCCCGCACCACGTGCCGCTGCTGGTGAAGATCGCCCCCGACCTGGCGGACGAGGACGTGGACGCGGTCGCCGACCTGGCCCTGGAGCTGGGCCTGGAGGGGATCATCGCGACCAACACCACGATCGGGCGCGAGGGCCTGCGGGCGCCGGCTGCCGAGGTGGAGGCGATCGGGATGGGCGGGCTCTCCGGCGCGCCGCTGAAGGACCGCTCGCTGGAGGTGCTGCGGCGGCTGCGGCGGCGCACCGAGGGCCGGCTGGTGCTGGTCTCGGTGGGCGGCATCGAGACCGCCGAGGACGCCTGGCAGCGGATCCTGGCCGGGGCCGACCTGGTGCAGGGCTACAGCGCCTTCATCTACCAGGGCCCGTTCTGGATGCGCCGGGTGCACAAGGGCCTGTCGGCCCGGCTGCGCGAGCACGGCTACCGCTCGATCGACGAGGCGGTCGGGGCGGGGGCCTGA
- a CDS encoding thioesterase family protein, which produces MTTVTSSEFDRGIALAPDGSTGGHRGELGAGWQIGGGVNGGLLLAVAANAIRQELPEHPDPVSITGHYQATSHPGPVTARAEVIRRGRSLSTATATLSQPDEQGRPVEKLRVLASFTDLAGLAGEVRTSAQPPALPPREQCVGMEHAPRELIAQAALLERFELRLDPATVGWAVGAPSMNGRIQGWFRLADGREPDPLSLLLVADALPPVTYDLGLPGWAPTVELTVQLRAEPAPGWLRVSHATRNLAGGYFEEDCEIWDEAGRLVAQSRQLARVPRG; this is translated from the coding sequence ATGACCACCGTGACCAGCAGCGAGTTCGACCGGGGCATCGCGCTGGCGCCCGACGGCAGCACCGGTGGCCACCGGGGCGAGCTCGGCGCCGGCTGGCAGATCGGCGGCGGGGTGAACGGCGGCCTGCTGCTCGCGGTGGCCGCCAACGCGATCCGCCAGGAGCTGCCGGAGCACCCGGACCCGGTCTCGATCACCGGGCACTACCAGGCCACCTCGCACCCCGGGCCGGTCACCGCCCGCGCCGAGGTCATCCGCCGCGGCCGCAGCCTCTCCACCGCCACCGCCACGCTCTCCCAGCCCGACGAGCAGGGCCGGCCGGTCGAGAAGCTCAGAGTGCTGGCCAGCTTCACCGACCTGGCCGGGCTGGCCGGCGAGGTGCGCACCTCGGCCCAGCCGCCCGCGCTGCCGCCGCGCGAGCAGTGCGTCGGCATGGAGCACGCGCCGCGCGAGCTGATCGCGCAGGCCGCGCTGCTGGAGCGGTTCGAGCTGCGGCTGGACCCGGCCACGGTCGGCTGGGCGGTCGGCGCGCCGAGCATGAACGGGCGGATCCAGGGCTGGTTCCGGCTGGCCGACGGCCGCGAGCCCGACCCGCTCTCGCTGCTGCTGGTGGCCGACGCCCTGCCGCCGGTCACCTACGACCTGGGCCTGCCGGGCTGGGCACCGACCGTGGAGCTGACCGTGCAGCTGCGGGCCGAGCCGGCGCCGGGCTGGCTGCGGGTCAGCCACGCCACCCGGAACCTGGCCGGCGGCTACTTCGAGGAGGACTGCGAGATCTGGGACGAGGCCGGCCGGCTGGTCGCGCAGTCCCGGCAACTCGCCCGGGTGCCGCGGGGCTGA
- the pyrR gene encoding bifunctional pyr operon transcriptional regulator/uracil phosphoribosyltransferase PyrR, with protein sequence MNTDTPRPPHQVLDGADITRVITRIAHEIVERAKGAEDVVLLGIHTRGVHLARRLHTRLTQITGRDIPLGTLDITMYRDDLRLKPARALEHTDIPADGIDGKLVILVDDVLFSGRTVRAALDALGDIGRPRAVQLAVLVDRGHRELPIRADYVGKNLPTSLREAVQVRLADSDGEDAVLVGDRDYKVRSSQALAADPTKPE encoded by the coding sequence ATGAACACCGACACACCGCGACCGCCGCACCAGGTGCTGGACGGCGCGGACATCACCCGGGTGATCACCCGGATCGCGCACGAGATCGTCGAACGCGCCAAGGGCGCCGAGGACGTCGTGCTGCTGGGCATCCACACCCGCGGGGTCCACCTGGCCCGCCGGCTGCACACCCGGCTCACCCAGATCACCGGCCGGGACATCCCGCTGGGCACCCTCGACATCACCATGTACCGGGACGACCTGCGGCTGAAGCCCGCCCGGGCCCTGGAGCACACCGACATCCCGGCCGACGGGATCGACGGCAAGCTGGTGATCCTGGTCGACGACGTGCTCTTCTCCGGCCGCACCGTGCGCGCCGCCCTCGACGCCCTCGGCGACATCGGCCGCCCGCGCGCCGTGCAGCTCGCCGTGCTGGTCGACCGCGGCCACCGGGAGCTGCCGATCCGGGCCGACTACGTGGGCAAGAACCTGCCCACCTCGCTGCGCGAGGCCGTGCAGGTGCGGCTCGCCGACAGCGACGGCGAGGACGCCGTCCTGGTCGGCGACCGCGACTACAAGGTTCGTAGCTCTCAGGCGCTCGCCGCCGATCCGACCAAGCCCGAGTAG
- a CDS encoding DUF4381 domain-containing protein, with translation MEKAKVHDWPTHIGWIVGLLILVALVYWLMRQGWNWRRTLQSDLPDLPAVPAEAGPPILESSGRYHGSTTAGNWLDRVVAHGLGTRSLAELTLTERGLKVERPGDRDLWIPVEALTGARTDSGIAGKVVPSGLLVVGWRLGEQELESGFRLDRPEQHAAWVTALDGLADPPTATRTTKTEGVTR, from the coding sequence ATGGAGAAGGCCAAGGTCCACGACTGGCCCACGCACATCGGCTGGATCGTCGGCCTGCTGATCCTGGTGGCGCTGGTCTACTGGCTGATGCGCCAGGGCTGGAACTGGCGCCGCACCCTCCAGTCCGACCTGCCCGACCTGCCCGCCGTGCCGGCCGAGGCCGGGCCGCCCATCCTGGAGAGCAGCGGCCGCTACCACGGCAGCACCACCGCCGGGAACTGGCTCGACCGGGTGGTCGCCCACGGCCTGGGCACCCGCAGCCTGGCCGAGCTGACCCTGACCGAACGGGGCCTCAAGGTCGAGCGCCCCGGCGACCGGGACCTGTGGATCCCGGTCGAGGCGCTGACCGGCGCCCGCACCGACTCCGGCATCGCCGGCAAGGTGGTCCCGTCGGGCCTGCTGGTGGTCGGCTGGCGACTCGGGGAGCAGGAGCTGGAATCCGGCTTCCGACTGGACCGACCGGAGCAGCACGCCGCCTGGGTCACCGCCCTGGACGGCCTCGCTGACCCACCGACAGCAACACGTACGACGAAGACGGAAGGCGTAACACGATGA
- the carA gene encoding glutamine-hydrolyzing carbamoyl-phosphate synthase small subunit — MTAPAPTTPRPGRERVPAVLVLEDGRSFRGQAYGATGETFGEAVFNTGMSGYQETLTDPSYHRQVVVMTAPQIGNTGWNDEDDESKQIWVAGYVVRDPARVASNWRATRSLDEELVAQGIVGISGIDTRALTRHLRERGAMRVGIFSGERLAEPAELLERVLRAPEMKGADLCAEVATTEAYVVPAIGEKKFTVAAVDLGIKGMTPHRMAERGIEVHVLPANSTAEDLYAVNPDGVFFSNGPGDPATADHQVAVLREVLGRGTPFFGICFGNQILGRALGFGTYKLKYGHRGINQPVQDRTTGKVEVTAHNHGFAVEAPLDRVSDTPFGRAEVSHVCLNDDVVEGLQCLDTPAFSVQYHPEAAAGPHDAAYLFDRFVQLMEGQRA, encoded by the coding sequence ATGACCGCACCTGCCCCCACCACGCCGCGCCCCGGGCGCGAGCGCGTGCCCGCCGTGCTGGTGCTGGAAGACGGTCGCAGCTTCCGCGGTCAGGCCTACGGCGCGACCGGCGAGACCTTCGGCGAGGCGGTCTTCAACACCGGCATGTCCGGCTACCAGGAGACCCTCACCGACCCGTCCTACCACCGCCAGGTGGTGGTCATGACGGCCCCGCAGATCGGCAACACCGGCTGGAACGACGAGGACGACGAGTCCAAGCAGATCTGGGTGGCCGGCTACGTGGTCCGCGACCCCGCCCGGGTCGCCTCGAACTGGCGGGCCACCCGCTCGCTCGACGAGGAACTGGTGGCCCAGGGCATCGTCGGGATCAGCGGCATCGACACCCGGGCGCTCACCCGGCACCTGCGCGAGCGCGGTGCGATGCGGGTCGGCATCTTCTCCGGCGAGCGGCTGGCCGAGCCGGCCGAGCTGCTGGAGCGGGTGCTGCGGGCGCCCGAGATGAAGGGCGCCGACCTGTGCGCCGAGGTCGCCACCACCGAGGCGTACGTGGTCCCGGCGATTGGTGAGAAGAAGTTCACGGTCGCCGCCGTGGACCTCGGCATCAAGGGCATGACCCCGCACCGGATGGCCGAGCGCGGCATCGAGGTGCACGTGCTGCCGGCCAACTCGACCGCCGAGGACCTCTACGCGGTCAACCCGGACGGCGTCTTCTTCTCCAACGGCCCGGGCGACCCGGCCACCGCCGACCACCAGGTCGCCGTGCTGCGCGAGGTGCTGGGCCGGGGGACCCCGTTCTTCGGGATCTGCTTCGGCAACCAGATCCTCGGCCGGGCGCTGGGCTTCGGCACCTACAAGCTCAAGTACGGCCACCGCGGCATCAACCAGCCGGTGCAGGACCGCACCACCGGCAAGGTCGAGGTGACCGCGCACAACCACGGGTTCGCCGTGGAGGCGCCGCTGGACCGGGTGAGCGACACCCCGTTCGGCCGCGCCGAGGTCTCCCACGTCTGCCTCAACGACGACGTGGTCGAGGGCCTGCAGTGCCTGGACACCCCGGCGTTCAGCGTTCAGTACCACCCCGAAGCGGCGGCCGGTCCGCACGACGCGGCCTACCTGTTCGACCGTTTCGTCCAGCTCATGGAGGGCCAGCGTGCCTAA
- the carB gene encoding carbamoyl-phosphate synthase large subunit, whose product MPKRTDIKSVLVIGSGPIVIGQAAEFDYSGTQACRVLRAEGLRVVLVNSNPATIMTDPEIADATYVEPITPEFVEKIIAKERPDVLLPTLGGQTALNTAISLDKAGTLAKYGVELIGANVEAINKGEDRELFKQVVEAVKAKIGHGESARSVICHSMEDVLAGVDTLGGYPVVVRPSFTMGGAGSGFAHDEEDLRRIAGQGLALSPTTEVLLEESILGWKEYELELMRDKNDNVVVVCSIENFDPMGVHTGDSITVAPAMTLTDREYQILRDIGIAVIREVGVDTGGCNIQFAVNPEDGRVIVIEMNPRVSRSSALASKATGFPIAKIAAKLAVGYTLDEIPNDITEETPASFEPSLDYVVVKVPRFAFEKFPSADATLTTTMKSVGEAMAMGRNFPEALNKALRSLEKKGSQFSWVGEPGDKAELLTKAQVPTDGRINTVMQAIRAGATPAEVFESTKIDPWFVDQLFLLDEIAQDLAGAELLDPELLRHAKRHGFSDQQIGEIRGLKPDVVREVRHALGIRPVFKTVDTCAAEFAAKTPYFYSSYDEESEVAPRTKPAVIILGSGPNRIGQGIEFDYSCVHASFALAEAGYETVMVNCNPETVSTDYDTSDRLYFEPLTLEDVLEIVHAEQQAGPLAGVIVQLGGQTPLGLAAALKENGVPIVGTQPEAIDLAEERGAFGRVLRDAGLPAPKHGTAFSFEEAKAIADEIGYPVLARPSYVLGGRGMEIVYDEASLASYLERHAGLISEHPVLIDRFLDDAVEIDVDALYDGEELYLGGVMEHIEEAGIHSGDSACALPPITLGGYDIKRLRASTEGIAKGVGVRGLINIQFALAGDILYVLEANPRASRTVPFTSKATAVPLAKAAARISLGATIAELRAEGLLPAEGDGGTLPADCPVSVKEAVMPWSRFRDVHGRGVDTVLGPEMRSTGEVMGIDKVFGTSYAKAQAGAYGSLPTKGRVFVSVANRDKRNLVFPARALVELGFEVLATAGTAEVLQRAGIPSTQVRKHSEGTGPNGERTIVQLIHDGEVDLIINTPYGTGGRMDGYEIRTAAVSRGVPCLTTVQAMGAAVQGIDALTRGDVGVMSLQEHAALINAARP is encoded by the coding sequence GTGCCTAAGCGCACTGACATCAAGTCCGTCCTGGTCATCGGCTCCGGTCCGATCGTGATCGGCCAGGCGGCCGAGTTCGACTACTCGGGCACCCAGGCGTGCCGGGTGCTGCGGGCCGAGGGCCTGCGGGTGGTGCTGGTCAACTCCAACCCGGCGACCATCATGACCGACCCGGAGATCGCCGACGCGACCTACGTCGAGCCGATCACCCCGGAGTTCGTCGAGAAGATCATCGCCAAGGAGCGGCCGGACGTGCTGCTGCCCACCCTGGGCGGGCAGACGGCGCTGAACACCGCGATCTCCCTGGACAAGGCCGGCACGCTGGCCAAGTACGGCGTGGAGCTGATCGGCGCCAACGTCGAGGCGATCAACAAGGGCGAGGACCGCGAGCTGTTCAAGCAGGTCGTGGAGGCCGTCAAGGCCAAGATCGGCCACGGCGAGTCGGCCCGCTCGGTGATCTGCCACTCGATGGAGGACGTGCTCGCCGGCGTCGACACCCTCGGCGGCTACCCGGTCGTGGTGCGCCCCTCCTTCACCATGGGCGGCGCCGGCTCCGGCTTCGCGCACGACGAGGAGGACCTGCGCCGGATCGCCGGCCAGGGCCTGGCGCTCTCGCCGACCACCGAGGTGCTCCTGGAGGAGTCGATCCTCGGCTGGAAGGAGTACGAGCTTGAGCTGATGCGCGACAAGAACGACAACGTCGTGGTCGTCTGCTCGATCGAGAACTTCGACCCGATGGGCGTGCACACCGGTGACTCGATCACCGTGGCGCCGGCCATGACGCTGACCGACCGCGAGTACCAGATCCTGCGCGACATCGGCATCGCGGTGATCCGCGAGGTCGGCGTGGACACCGGCGGCTGCAACATCCAGTTCGCGGTCAACCCGGAGGACGGCCGGGTGATCGTCATCGAGATGAACCCCCGGGTCTCCCGCTCCTCGGCGCTGGCCTCCAAGGCCACCGGCTTCCCGATCGCCAAGATCGCCGCCAAGCTGGCCGTCGGCTACACGCTGGACGAGATCCCCAACGACATCACCGAGGAGACCCCGGCCTCCTTCGAGCCGAGCCTCGACTACGTCGTGGTCAAGGTCCCGCGGTTCGCCTTCGAGAAGTTCCCGAGCGCGGACGCCACGCTGACCACCACCATGAAGTCGGTCGGCGAGGCCATGGCGATGGGCCGCAACTTCCCCGAGGCGCTGAACAAGGCGCTGCGCTCGCTGGAGAAGAAGGGCTCCCAGTTCAGCTGGGTCGGCGAGCCGGGCGACAAGGCCGAGCTGCTCACCAAGGCCCAGGTGCCCACCGACGGCCGGATCAACACCGTGATGCAGGCGATCCGGGCCGGCGCCACCCCCGCGGAGGTCTTCGAGTCCACGAAGATCGACCCGTGGTTCGTGGACCAGCTCTTCCTGCTCGACGAGATCGCCCAGGACCTGGCCGGCGCCGAGCTGCTCGACCCGGAGCTGCTGCGGCACGCCAAGCGGCACGGCTTCTCCGACCAGCAGATCGGCGAGATCCGCGGCCTCAAGCCGGACGTGGTCCGCGAGGTGCGGCACGCGCTCGGCATCCGCCCGGTCTTCAAGACGGTGGACACCTGCGCGGCCGAGTTCGCCGCGAAGACCCCGTACTTCTACTCCTCCTACGACGAGGAGAGCGAGGTCGCGCCGCGCACCAAGCCCGCGGTGATCATCCTCGGCTCGGGCCCGAACCGGATCGGCCAGGGCATCGAGTTCGACTACTCCTGCGTGCACGCCTCGTTCGCGCTGGCCGAGGCCGGCTACGAGACCGTGATGGTCAACTGCAACCCGGAGACCGTCTCCACCGACTACGACACCTCCGACCGGCTCTACTTCGAGCCGCTCACCCTGGAGGACGTGCTGGAGATCGTGCACGCCGAGCAGCAGGCGGGCCCGCTGGCCGGCGTCATCGTCCAGCTCGGCGGCCAGACCCCGCTGGGCCTGGCGGCCGCGCTGAAGGAGAACGGGGTGCCGATCGTCGGCACCCAGCCCGAGGCGATCGACCTGGCCGAGGAGCGCGGCGCGTTCGGCCGGGTGCTGCGCGACGCCGGCCTGCCGGCGCCCAAGCACGGCACGGCGTTCTCCTTCGAGGAGGCCAAGGCGATCGCCGACGAGATCGGCTACCCGGTGCTGGCCCGCCCGTCCTACGTGCTGGGCGGCCGCGGCATGGAGATCGTCTACGACGAGGCCAGCCTGGCGTCCTACCTGGAGCGGCACGCCGGCCTGATCTCCGAGCACCCGGTGCTGATCGACCGCTTCCTGGACGACGCGGTCGAGATCGACGTGGACGCGCTCTACGACGGCGAGGAGCTCTACCTCGGCGGCGTGATGGAGCACATCGAGGAGGCCGGCATCCACTCCGGCGACTCGGCCTGCGCGCTGCCGCCGATCACCCTGGGCGGCTACGACATCAAGCGGCTGCGCGCCTCCACCGAGGGCATCGCCAAGGGCGTCGGCGTGCGCGGTCTGATCAACATCCAGTTCGCGCTGGCCGGGGACATCCTCTACGTGCTGGAGGCCAACCCGCGCGCCTCGCGCACCGTGCCGTTCACCTCCAAGGCCACGGCGGTGCCGCTGGCCAAGGCGGCGGCCCGGATCTCGCTCGGCGCCACCATCGCCGAGCTGCGGGCCGAGGGCCTGCTGCCGGCCGAGGGCGACGGCGGCACGCTGCCGGCCGACTGCCCGGTCTCGGTCAAGGAGGCCGTGATGCCGTGGTCGCGCTTCCGCGACGTGCACGGCCGCGGGGTGGACACCGTGCTCGGCCCGGAGATGCGCTCGACCGGTGAGGTCATGGGCATCGACAAGGTGTTCGGCACCTCCTACGCCAAGGCCCAGGCCGGCGCGTACGGCTCGCTGCCGACCAAGGGCCGGGTCTTCGTCTCGGTCGCCAACCGGGACAAGCGCAACCTGGTCTTCCCGGCCCGGGCGCTGGTCGAGCTCGGCTTCGAGGTGCTGGCCACCGCGGGCACCGCCGAGGTGCTGCAGCGCGCCGGCATCCCCTCCACCCAGGTGCGCAAGCACAGCGAGGGCACCGGTCCGAACGGCGAGCGGACCATCGTGCAGCTGATCCACGACGGCGAGGTCGACCTGATCATCAACACGCCGTACGGCACCGGCGGCCGGATGGACGGCTACGAGATCCGCACCGCGGCGGTCTCCCGCGGGGTGCCCTGCCTGACCACCGTGCAGGCGATGGGGGCGGCCGTGCAGGGCATCGACGCGCTGACCCGTGGCGACGTCGGAGTGATGTCGCTGCAGGAGCACGCGGCGCTGATCAACGCCGCCCGCCCGTAG
- a CDS encoding dihydroorotase: MTSYLIRNAQILGGPAQDVLIADGVIQQIGADLVADAEVEIDATGLIALPGLVDLHTHLREPGREDAETVLTGTQAAAMGGYTAVHAMANTFPVADTAGVVEQVWRLGKESGYCDVQPVGAVTVGLEGKKLAELGAMHESAAGVRVFSDDGKCVDDAVIMRRALEYVKAFDGVVAQHAQEPRLTEGAQMNEGRVSGELGLGGWPAVAEEAIIARDVLLAAHVGSRLHVCHVSTAGSVEIIRWAKAKGWNVTAEVTPHHLLLTDELVRSYDPAYKVNPPLRTAEDVQALRKALADGTIDAVATDHAPHPAEDKDCEWAVAAMGMVGLETALSVVQQAMVDTGLLNWEAVADRMSHRPARIGRLTGQGRPVSVGEPANLVLFDPAYRGTVNPESFATRSRNTPYKGLDLPGRVHATFLRGRATVLAGALVEPGEPA, from the coding sequence GTGACCAGTTACCTGATCCGCAACGCCCAGATCCTCGGCGGTCCCGCGCAGGACGTCCTGATCGCCGACGGCGTGATCCAGCAGATCGGCGCCGACCTGGTCGCCGACGCCGAGGTGGAGATCGACGCCACCGGCCTGATCGCGCTGCCCGGCCTGGTCGACCTGCACACCCACCTGCGCGAGCCCGGCCGCGAGGACGCCGAGACCGTGCTGACCGGTACTCAGGCGGCCGCCATGGGCGGCTACACCGCGGTGCACGCGATGGCCAACACCTTCCCGGTGGCCGACACCGCCGGCGTGGTCGAGCAGGTCTGGCGGCTCGGCAAGGAGTCCGGCTACTGCGACGTGCAGCCGGTCGGCGCCGTCACCGTCGGCCTGGAGGGCAAGAAGCTCGCCGAGCTCGGCGCGATGCACGAGTCCGCGGCCGGCGTGCGGGTCTTCTCCGACGACGGCAAGTGCGTGGACGACGCGGTGATCATGCGGCGCGCGCTGGAGTACGTGAAGGCCTTCGACGGCGTCGTCGCCCAGCACGCCCAGGAGCCCCGGCTCACCGAGGGCGCCCAGATGAACGAGGGCCGGGTCTCCGGCGAGCTCGGCCTGGGCGGCTGGCCGGCCGTCGCCGAGGAGGCGATCATCGCCCGCGACGTGCTGCTCGCCGCGCACGTCGGCTCCCGGCTGCACGTCTGCCACGTCTCCACCGCCGGCTCGGTGGAGATCATCCGCTGGGCCAAGGCCAAGGGCTGGAACGTCACCGCCGAGGTGACGCCCCACCACCTGCTGCTCACCGACGAGCTGGTCCGCAGCTACGACCCGGCCTACAAGGTCAACCCGCCGCTGCGCACCGCCGAGGACGTGCAGGCGCTGCGCAAGGCGCTGGCCGACGGCACCATCGACGCCGTCGCCACCGACCACGCGCCGCACCCGGCCGAGGACAAGGACTGCGAGTGGGCGGTCGCCGCGATGGGCATGGTCGGCCTGGAGACCGCGCTGTCCGTGGTGCAGCAGGCCATGGTGGACACCGGCCTGCTGAACTGGGAGGCCGTGGCCGACCGGATGTCGCACCGCCCGGCCCGGATCGGCCGTCTCACCGGGCAGGGCCGTCCCGTCTCGGTCGGTGAGCCGGCGAACCTGGTGCTGTTCGATCCCGCGTACCGTGGCACCGTGAACCCCGAGAGCTTCGCCACCCGTAGCCGCAACACCCCGTACAAGGGCCTCGACCTGCCCGGACGGGTGCACGCCACCTTCCTGCGCGGCCGGGCCACCGTGCTGGCCGGCGCGCTGGTCGAGCCTGGCGAGCCGGCGTGA
- a CDS encoding aspartate carbamoyltransferase catalytic subunit — translation MRHLVSAADLSRDDALLILDTAEELAQLSGRAVKKLPTLRGRTVVNLFFEDSTRTKTSFEVAEKRLSADVINFAAKGSSVSKGESLKDTALTLQAMGADAVVIRHHASGAPARLAQSDWLHGSVINAGDGTHEHPTQALLDAFTMRRHLNPGLGNDLAGRRITIVGDVLHSRVARSNVLLLNTLGAEVTFVAPPTLLPIGIENWPCEVSYDLDATLAKTDALMMLRVQRERMNAAFFPTEREYSRRYGMHGGRLAKLPEHAIVMHPGPMVRGMEITAEVADSPRCTAVEQVANGVSIRMAVLYLLLGGATASDTNSTNTSEAAK, via the coding sequence GTGCGCCACCTCGTCTCCGCCGCCGATCTCAGCCGCGACGACGCGCTGCTGATCCTGGACACCGCCGAGGAGCTCGCCCAGCTCTCCGGACGGGCCGTCAAGAAGCTCCCCACGCTGCGCGGTCGCACCGTCGTCAACCTGTTCTTCGAGGACTCCACCCGCACCAAGACCTCCTTCGAGGTCGCCGAGAAGCGCCTCTCGGCCGACGTGATCAACTTCGCCGCCAAGGGCTCCTCGGTCTCCAAGGGCGAGAGCCTCAAGGACACCGCGCTCACCCTGCAGGCGATGGGCGCCGACGCCGTGGTGATCCGTCACCACGCCTCCGGCGCGCCGGCCCGGCTCGCCCAGTCCGACTGGCTGCACGGCAGCGTGATCAACGCCGGCGACGGCACCCACGAGCACCCCACCCAGGCCCTGCTGGACGCCTTCACCATGCGCCGGCACCTCAACCCCGGGCTCGGCAACGACCTCGCGGGGCGCCGGATCACCATCGTCGGCGACGTGCTGCACAGCCGGGTCGCCCGCTCCAACGTGCTGCTGCTCAACACGCTGGGCGCCGAGGTCACCTTCGTCGCCCCGCCCACCCTGCTGCCGATCGGCATCGAGAACTGGCCCTGCGAGGTCTCCTACGACCTCGACGCCACGCTCGCCAAGACCGACGCGCTGATGATGCTCCGGGTCCAGCGCGAGCGGATGAACGCCGCCTTCTTCCCCACCGAGCGCGAGTACTCGCGCCGCTACGGCATGCACGGCGGCCGGCTGGCCAAGCTGCCCGAGCACGCCATCGTGATGCACCCCGGCCCGATGGTGCGCGGCATGGAGATCACCGCCGAGGTGGCCGACTCGCCGCGCTGCACCGCCGTCGAGCAGGTCGCCAACGGCGTCTCGATCCGGATGGCCGTGCTCTACCTGCTGCTCGGCGGCGCGACCGCCTCGGACACCAACAGCACCAACACCAGTGAGGCCGCCAAGTGA